The following are encoded together in the Canis aureus isolate CA01 chromosome 30, VMU_Caureus_v.1.0, whole genome shotgun sequence genome:
- the LOC144301582 gene encoding large ribosomal subunit protein eL39, producing MSSHKTFRIKRFLAKKQKQNRPIPQWIRMKTGNKIRYNSKRRHWRRTKLGL from the coding sequence ATGTCTTCCCACAAGACTTTCAGAATCAAGCGATTCctggccaagaaacaaaagcagaatcgtCCTATTCCCCAGTGGATTCGgatgaaaactggtaataaaatcagGTACAACTCCAAGAGGAGACACTGGAGAAGAACCAAGCTGGGTCTATGA